From Sutcliffiella horikoshii, a single genomic window includes:
- a CDS encoding Rep protein, with protein MGKNVIDFEEAERNARKRDFEKDIEARSRAEQLKKSLLDQLKELTGDEHFIGTSKDPFAGEPFNQTMHRNLDLLNQIGYLNQAEESFLFRIQAYLEFKSNVIICRQDKFKKKKKNFEDDFVLPKSATVSDIAEMIGKSRQQTSLIMNSLKKKEILLNPEGAGHIIENGRTVSPRTWIVNPYIMICAPRKNNVQLDKLTLRLFQHSLKNLKDQNGKKVTLPARFF; from the coding sequence GTGGGAAAAAATGTTATAGACTTTGAAGAAGCAGAAAGAAATGCTAGAAAACGAGATTTTGAAAAAGATATAGAAGCTAGATCAAGAGCAGAACAACTAAAAAAATCGTTACTAGACCAATTAAAAGAACTTACTGGTGATGAGCATTTTATCGGAACCAGTAAAGACCCATTTGCAGGGGAGCCATTTAATCAGACAATGCATAGGAACTTAGATTTGTTAAATCAAATTGGCTATTTAAATCAAGCAGAAGAAAGTTTTTTATTTAGGATTCAAGCTTATTTAGAATTTAAAAGTAATGTAATTATTTGCAGGCAAGATAAATTTAAAAAGAAGAAAAAGAACTTTGAAGATGATTTTGTTCTTCCTAAATCGGCAACTGTTTCTGATATTGCTGAAATGATAGGGAAATCAAGACAACAAACCTCTTTAATTATGAATAGCTTGAAGAAAAAAGAGATTCTTTTAAATCCTGAAGGGGCAGGGCATATTATTGAAAATGGACGAACTGTAAGCCCTAGAACGTGGATTGTAAATCCTTACATTATGATTTGTGCACCTAGAAAAAATAATGTTCAGTTGGACAAGCTTACTTTGAGATTATTCCAACACTCTTTAAAAAATCTTAAAGATCAGAATGGCAAAAA